The stretch of DNA GCGTAATAGTTTTAGGTACAAACTGTGGGACACTTTAAAGGGAATTTAAGCGCTTTGAAATTCGAAATCTTGGGCTTGAGACTGCTTTGGCTTCAATGTTCCGCGCTGGTAACCAGTTGGATCAAAAAAGGCCACCGAAGTGACCTTTTGGAGCTTCTATCTCAATTTAACCGATACGAGGTAGGTATTGAGCACTTAAAGTTCCACCTGTTACTGCATACGTAACTACACCATTTGCAAGTGTAGCAGTAATTAGCACTGTTTTGCCTGCTAATTCAGTTGGTACATCAGCATTTTGCGCAACAGTATCAAAAGTCACTGTCATTACGCCAGTAGCACCATTCCAACCAATAGTATTAACGTCACCGCCAGCGGCCATTGCTGTGATGTCTGCCCAAGCTGCATTTGTTGCTGGGTCATAATAACCTACGTTTGCAAAGTGTGCAGCAGTTGTAGGAAGCGCGTTATTTAACGCTGCATACTCAGAAATCGCGTTCTGAAGTGGACGAATTTGCGCAGATACAGTTGTTGTCGACTCTGTACGAAGCGTATAAGTTTGGTACTGAGGAACCGCTACCGATGCCAAGATACCGATGATCGCGATTACGATCATTAATTCAATTAGGGTAAAACCTTTTTGTTGACGGTTTTTCATATTCATACTCCTGATATGTATTTTCATGAAATTATTATTGTTTAAAATTGTTTCCATTGTGACTAAGTTAAATGAAATTACAAGAATGAATTTCAATTCAACGTGTTAAACCTTGTATCCAAGGACACTTTTATTCGTCACTAATAATTTATCGACAGTTTTACTAAATTTGCATCCAACTTACATCAATTGCGAACACGAAAACCAGTCATGGCAATTTTTACACTAGTTCGCTACCCAATTGCAAGGCAAAATTGGTACAAAAGTGCTGATCAGTTATTAAATCGCATAGAAAGATCAATTGCATCGATATGTTTTGTTAAACCACCAATAGAAATATAATCTACATTTAGGCTGGCATACGACTTAAATTTTTCACCATCCATATTGCCAGAGGCTTCCAATTTCACTTGGCCTTTAGCCAGTGATACGGCTTGTTCCGTCTCTTCAACACTAAAGTTATCTAACATCACAATATCAGCCCCAGCTTCAATAGCTTCCTGCAACTCATCTAACGACTCCACTTCAACTTCAATTGGCTTGCCTGGATTCAATTGCTTAGCTTGACCAACCGCCGCATGAATGCCCCCAGCGGCTTGCAAATGATTCTCTTTAATCAAATAAGCATCAAACAAGCCAATGCGATGGTTTTTTCCGCCACCGCAAGTAACTGCATATTTTTGTGCGAGCCTAAGTCCCGGAATTGTTTTCCTAGTGTCTAAAATTTCAGTTTTACTACCAAGTTCTTTTACAAAATTTACGTAGCTAGCTGTTGATGTTGCCGTTGCCGATAAGGTTTGCAAAAAATTTAATGCTGTGCGTTCTGCCGTTAAAATTGTGCGAGCTGGTCCTTCAAATGTAAATAAGGTTTGATTCGCCTTTACCTTGTCACCATCTTGCACTAACCAAGTTATTAAAATGTTTTTATCTACCTGTTGGCAGGTTTCGTTAACCCATTCAACACCACATATAACCGCATCTTGGCGAGTAATCACTTTACCTGATGCCTTGGCATCGGCTGGAATAAGTTGCGCGGTAATATCAGCAGAGGCATCTTGGTTATTTAAGTCCTCAAGTAATGCTTGTGATACTTGTTGAGGAATTAACGACTTATACATTTTACGTTCCTAAAATTAACTAAAAAGGTAAGCAATACCAGGGACTGCTTAACGGTTTATTTTTTCATTATCTACTTTGCAAAGTGCTATGTGTGCTATTTATAAACTATGATCACTTTATTGATACGGATACCATCTCTAATAACCTTGGCTCAACTGTATGGTGAGCTCATCGCCAACTTGAGAAAAAGACACTTGTTTAAGTGCGCTCATACCAAGCAATATCTGATTTGACTTCATGCCCGGCAAGACAGAAGCGCGAAGATTATTTAATCTAAGCTCCCCTATGCGTAATTGATCAATTTCAGTGCGATAAGCGACGGCTGTGCCATTTGCGGTACCAACTCGTACCGGCTGACCTTTTTGCAAACCAATTTGATTAGCGATAGCTTCAGGCACCGCCACATCGGTTGCTCCGGTATCTAATAAAAACGTTACGGGCTGGTTATTTATATAACCCGATGTAACATAGTGCCCTTGTCGATTGCGTTTCAAGACTAATGTACTTGTTGAGCCATCTACAAAACTAACTGGCCGTTGATTTGGATTCTGTTGCGATGCGAGTTGATCAGAGAAAAACCAATAACCTATGACTAAAAATAGTATCCAAAAAATAAACGAGAACTGTTTACCGATTTTAATATTGTCATTGCTCATGGTTTTCCCTTTTAATGTAAGTTAATTAAAACCTATT from Psychrosphaera aestuarii encodes:
- a CDS encoding pilin; translation: MKNRQQKGFTLIELMIVIAIIGILASVAVPQYQTYTLRTESTTTVSAQIRPLQNAISEYAALNNALPTTAAHFANVGYYDPATNAAWADITAMAAGGDVNTIGWNGATGVMTVTFDTVAQNADVPTELAGKTVLITATLANGVVTYAVTGGTLSAQYLPRIG
- the nadC gene encoding carboxylating nicotinate-nucleotide diphosphorylase, which translates into the protein MYKSLIPQQVSQALLEDLNNQDASADITAQLIPADAKASGKVITRQDAVICGVEWVNETCQQVDKNILITWLVQDGDKVKANQTLFTFEGPARTILTAERTALNFLQTLSATATSTASYVNFVKELGSKTEILDTRKTIPGLRLAQKYAVTCGGGKNHRIGLFDAYLIKENHLQAAGGIHAAVGQAKQLNPGKPIEVEVESLDELQEAIEAGADIVMLDNFSVEETEQAVSLAKGQVKLEASGNMDGEKFKSYASLNVDYISIGGLTKHIDAIDLSMRFNN
- a CDS encoding retropepsin-like aspartic protease family protein, translated to MSNDNIKIGKQFSFIFWILFLVIGYWFFSDQLASQQNPNQRPVSFVDGSTSTLVLKRNRQGHYVTSGYINNQPVTFLLDTGATDVAVPEAIANQIGLQKGQPVRVGTANGTAVAYRTEIDQLRIGELRLNNLRASVLPGMKSNQILLGMSALKQVSFSQVGDELTIQLSQGY